The DNA sequence GATAGATGGTGGCCAGTCTCGCCAGGTCTGGCCGGACGTCCCGCCGCTTCTGCCAGTAAGCAGGGGGTCATCCTGGGCACCCACTGTCTCGTTCTCACGCAGGTACTTCTTGCGGATGCTGCTGACCAGGTGGCTCTCCGTGGAGAGGGAAGCGCCGCCCCTCTCTGAGACCAGCAGCCCCCCGCTCTCCACCTGCTCCAGGAGGCTCCTCTCCCTCTGGCCCAGCAGCAAGGACCCAGAGGTCCCGCTTCTCTGCTCGGGCGCTTCCCGGCCCTTCCCTTCGGCCCCAGGGCTCCTGGCTCCTGCGCGGCTCAGGGGCGTCCACACGCACAGCAGTGGGGCCCTGCAGGGAAGGGGAGGGCGGCAGGAGTACTCAGACACCACGAGCTCCTTCACCTCGTACACGAGAACTTGCTTCCAATGGTTGATGTTGGCCCCCTCGGGGAGGGCAGCCTCTATCCTGCCCTTGAAGCGGGGTCCAGCAGGGTCGCCAGCACAAACTCCTCACGGTGGAAGAGCTCAGGGAGCTGGTGGTCTGTGGAGAGCTGCAGGGCCAGGCCCTCGGCCAGCCGCACGGCCGCGCCCATCTCCCCGGTGCTCCGCTCCTCAAAGCGCCCCCGAACCTGCGCCAGGAAGATGTGCAGGTAGCACAGCTGGGGCAGCACCAGGCTTAAGGCGGCCTGCGCGGCGCTCGCCTCCCGGACCTCCATCCAGAAGGGCTGCGGGAGCTTGACCAGACTGTCCGTCAGGCTCCGCAACACGGCCGACAGCGCCGCCCCTGCCTTCCCCAGCTGCCGCTTCTCCAGCCACTCCAGCAAGTGGTAGGCGGACACCCAGGGATGCGAGAGCCCCAAGAAGGGCTGGTGGGCTGGGAGGCCGCGCTGCCACTGCAGCTGGGAGGAGCTGCCGGGCTTCCGCAGAGCCTTGGAAGTGGCTGCAGATGGCCCTAGCCGTGCCCAGCATGATCTGGACACTATGTTGGTGACACAGAAGTTTCCCAGCAGGGAGTCGAGGCAGTGGGTGAAGCGAGGGGCGTGGGTGTAGCCCCCCGTCCTCACAGCCTGCTCCAGACTCGGGCAGCCGCCCGACACCAGGAAGCCCAGGCACAGAGCTGTGGCCAAGCCACAGAGGCTGAGCGGCCCCTGCAGCTCCCGCGGCCCGTCTCCGCAGCCCTGTCCAGGGGCAGGTGTCGGACCCAGGCGTGGCCTGCCTCCTCGGGCTGCCTGACGCCACCTGCCGGCCACCCGGCTGCGTCACCCCACAGTGGGCGGTGACAGCCGCGTAGTCCACATCCGCGACCCGGGCTGCCACGGAAACAGTGAGGTGGACGCGGCTGCCCTCGGCCCACTGCATCCCGACGCACCTGCTCGCCCATCGCCCCGTGCAGCAGGGGCAGGGCTTCACAGGAGATGGCGGCTGGAGACGGCAGGCGGTAGCGATGGtccacctgggccctaaacctcCTGAAGAGCGGGGCCAAGACAAAGGAGAGGGGCAGCGCCGGGCTGCAGGGCAACTCGGCAGCGCTCTGGCTCCAGGCCCGTGCTCGGAGCTGGCTGGGGGCACATACGCCACCTCAGTCCTCCCCAGCTGCCGTGGGTGGAAGTAGGCGGGGGAGGCCGAGCCTGTACCAGCTCGGGCCCGCCTGTCCGTCACCATCTTCCAGAGGTGAGGCACCTGGCGGCAGCATGGTGAATGCAGCTCCTCGGGGCACGGCTGGTGGCCCCCGTGGGCAGGTCCTTCTGCTTCTTTTCGGGcacccctccccgctcccccccaGGGCCGGCTGCAGCtggcttcctccccacctcccgccCGCGCTTAGTTGCCAGGTGGCAGACCAGAGCTGAAGGCTGGGACCGCCCCTTAACTCTGCCCTGTCTGATGCTGGGCGGCACAGAGTGCACGTGACACGGCAGACATTCCTGCAGTTGATGGTAAAGGAGCGTCTCACGTCAGGCACGGTCTCTGACCCAGGGTGTCCAGGGGGCCCAGGGAGTGCCCGGGAGCCCAGCCCTTGGTCTTGGCCTGCGCAGTCCTCCCCAGGAAGCAAGCGCCTCTTCTTCCGTGTCTTGAGGTGGCGCGCCTCTCCGGCCAGATCGGCTATGAGGATGTCGGCTGGCCTCGCCACTTCATCCTCGCCAGGCTGGCCTGCCTCCAGCCTGTCCGGGCTGGCTGCCTGGAGCAGCAGCAAGTCAGAGGCGACCGGACTGCAGCTGAGCTCTGGGTCCCTCGACTTCCTTCCTGCCAGCTCCCCCTCCTCTCGCCTTCCACTTGGACACGTTCTTCTCAGGCTGCACCGGGGGCTCCTGCCCCAGCACGGACTGGAGGCCACAGTGTCCGGAGTCTCCCTCTGGCTTATCCTGCCCAGCACTGGGGTGGCAATTTGCACAGGGGGCAGCCAGGCCAAGACCAGGCCTCTCCAGGGCTGGCTGCTCTCTTCTCACTGCGGACACGCAGCCCCAGGAGGCCTTCCTCCTGCTCCTCCAGGAAAGCCTGGTCAGGTGCTGGGACCCGCAGGCTGCTGCCGAGGCGCGGGCTGGTCTCTTCCCCTGCAGGGATAGGTCCCTCCCACTCCTCCTTTGGGAGCCGGGGCTTCTGATTCTCCCGGGGCCACTGCAGCCTCCTCCCCTTCGCGTACAAACTCAAGTCTGGCCTCAGCCTCTGGCAGGTGCTCCCTGGCGCCCCGGCCAAGTTCAGAAGGGGTGTTGAGAGCTCCGGTGTTGAACTTGGAGCCAGGAGAAGCCAGCGTGGCAGGTGGGGTCTTGGTTCTGATCACGGAGGAGTCAGCACACACAGGGGGCTCTTGCCCCGTGGATCCTGAGAGTGTGTGTTTCTTGTGGGGCTTTTTGACTTTTCCGACTTCTGACGCGCCTGGGAGCTTGGGGCAATGAGAAGACAGGCCCAGACTGTCCTCTGGCAAGGTGACAGAAGACAAGACAAGATCTAAGGCAAGATGAAGAGAATGGCTCTCAGCCAGCTGCCTACTCACTTCGGGGCCCACTGACGGGACAGTGAGGccggaggggagagaagagagcaGAGGATGTAAGGCGTAGTAACCATATGAAATCAATCCCAGGACAAAACTCTCCAGACGCCACCTCCTGGGTGAAGCCTGACATTCACTCCTCCAGACCCAACGGAGCAGCCCTCGACCGGAGCCCCCAGCCCTCTGCACAGGAGTGGTTTCTGTGTCCATCTTCTTTGCCACGTTAACTCacatctcttttttccttcaatgTTTACCCAGAGCCTAGTAGGCACTGGCAGTCTTCCTGTGCGATGGATACAGTAGAAGGTAGGCCAGGCCCCTGTGTGCACGTGGCCCCCAGGCTGGCGGGGGGCAGATGAGAATAAAATGTCCCCCCACACACGGCAGGGAAGACAAGAGCCGAGGTGCAGGGCGTGCAGGGGCGCTGCAGTGGCGCTGCAGGGCTGGGGGACCGCGGCGGGAGGGACCTCACCAAGACGTCAGGCAGGCTTCCCGGGAAGAGCTGCGGATGCTGGCGCTGTCAGCACAGGCCACGGGGGTGCGGAGGCCAGTCTCTGTGTTCTGGGCACCCGGGCCGTGCCTGGCACCCGCAGGGCCTCACAAACAGGCAACGTCGCTCGGTAGCGGGGAGCGACGCGGCCCGAGGCTTCCCGAGCCTCTGTCAGAGCACGTGGTACGGGGCAGCTCCTGATGCCAGTGACGCAGGCCCCCAGCGCCCCCTCCCCTCGAAGCCCACTCCTCTCTGGCTGCGGCCCCTGCTGCTCCCTGAAGTGCTCCCACTGAGGCCCCAGGGACCCCCGGTGCCCCGCCTCAGCGCGCTTCTCCGCACTACAGCACCTGCCCACGCCCCCCACCTGGAATGCTGCTACCCGCAGCTACGGGACAGCACATCTCCTCAGCTTTCCTGTCACCTGCGACTCCTTTTCAGTCTCTGTTCTAGTCCCTCTTCCTCTGCCCGCCCCTTAATGGTGTTTCCTGGGCTTCCTCGTCTCCAGGCCTCGTCTCTCCTCCCACACCCTCTCCCTGACCAGGGCCACCTTCACCGGCTGAGCACCGCCAGCCCCTCTCGGCTCACGACTCCCTCGCAGGCTTCCCCTCACCTGCTCGGCCTACAGTCAACTCGAGCTCAGTACACAGGACTCCTGTTCACCCAGATGCTCAGACCGCACACCTCAGCACAGTCCTcgactcccttccccaccccgttCATTCTCCTGCAGATGAGGTCAAATCCAGGGCTCTCAAAGAAAAGACACGTGAAGAAGTCAGAGGAGAAACATGcggaaagaagaaaagcaaatgagagggaaggaaaagccCAGTGAGCTAGGCTGTGTCTCCTTGGGAAAGAGAAGATTCAGAGTAAGATGGCGCAGATCCTGCCCCAAACAGCTGAGAGTGAGCAGCGTGCATCTCTTCAGACCAGAGCGAGATGCAGCTTAAATGAGGAGGTTTAAACCAGAACATTCTGACACTGAGTGATGGTAAACATTCAGAAGGATCACCAGGGATGGCAGGACGGCCTTTACTGGGGACGAGCCCGCTGGGCAGCTCAAGCAAGACTCAGCTGTGAACCAGGGTGGACAACGCGACACCGAGGAGCCCCTTCCAGCCACAGGGGCCTCGGAAGAACCGAGAGGCAACCACCCAAGCCCATCACTCGACGACCCAGTCAGCCACCACCAAACCAGGGGTCTGAAGCTCACGGGAGGTGACGCGGTGGAGGGGCTGGATCAAGGGGTAAATGAAGTAAAAGACACCGTCGTGGTCCAGGGGAAGGGCTCTAGATGTCAGAGCCAGAGGGGACTAACCTTCGCTCTTATCTTGACTGAAGAAACAGAAACCCAGAGCAGCAACGTGATGCTCGGTGGCAGAGCGGAGGACCAGAGCAGTCCACAGGCTTCACTGCTCCCGAGAACACAGAACACGGTACTGAAACCAGGCCTATGTCCCACCTGCTCTCACTGATGagggcagagaaaaagaaaatacctgtGAGTTAGGCTGCAGCCTGGGCTACACCCCAAAGCCTTCGCCTGAGGACGCACTAACTGAACCCAGGGCACCAACCCTGTTCTGTTCCCCGACCAGCCTTGTCCCACCAGCCCACCTGTACTCTGCAGATACCCTTGAGCCACTCGACCATTTAACAATACTTCGTCAAATATCTACCATGAGCCAGCACCGTGCCCTAAACATACAAACAGGATAGTCACTGCCCGGCTGGCACGTGGGGCGCAGGACGAGAAGACAACTTGGAAATGGCTATTGGCACCAGGGCAAGGCAAGCAGGGTAAGTGCTGTGGAGCCAGGCCACGGGCTGACCGAGAGGCAAATCGAGTCTATGACACGGGAGTTTCGATTCTGTCTTGGCAGGGTCGCTTACCCCAGGCTACTGCTTGAGGAACCTCATCCCGACAGTCCCTGGGGCAGGTCTGGGATCTTGGGCAATGACTGGCACCCCTTGCTCTTCACTGAAGCACATCAGGATGACAGCGGGGTGGATGCTGTGGAGAGCCAGCCTGGAGTCGACACGaatctaaaatgtaaaatttaaaaagaaaatcacccaTAGACTCCAGGACTTTGATTATTAGTAAGAAGTTGTTTGTGACACTTCTCATAAGAGCTGATACACGCACCTGATACAGCAACAAGGTGGAGACTCCAGGGCTGCATCAGGTGGGACCACATGAGGCAGGCAGCAGGTGCAGCCCTGGGAagcaggtggggaggagggcaggagcaGGTAACAGAGGTGGGACTGGAGGGGAAGGGACAGTCTGGAGAGCCATGCAGATAATACTTGGGCTGTGGTGTGGAGGAGGAGGGGATACAGAGGGACACCCCAGTCCCTGCTAAATACAGTTCAGTTACAGATATAGTGATTTTGAGGTTCTTCTGGAACAAATCTTCAGGAGTAGATGTGACAGATACAGGGTCAGGGGACAGAAGTCTGCGCTAAAGATACAGATCCGTGTAAAAGTCTCCGTAGAAACTGAGGGGAAACACCGGTGGGAGAAGAGAGTGGAGGGTGGTTGCCCAGGCAACACTGACACTGTGGGCAGGGTAGAGGATGAGCAGACTCCAAAGATGCCTGACAGGCAGaggacagagacacagaaaaacCTAAGTAATGTTagggaagccaagggaagactTTCCAGAAAGGACAGACAGGGTCCCTTCAGCAGATGAAGCAAGTGGAGCCCCGGGGCTATGCAATGAGAAGCAGGGGACGCAGGCACTTGCAATGTCAAAGGGTCACGctttggggtgggagggaaaagGCTTGGCTCTGtctcaaaagagagaaaaggtacagtgggaagaaagggaggacTGATGGCAGGAGTTCCTGAGGGAGAGGGACTCAAGGCacaggtgggtgggtttatccttGCAGATGAgaaaggttttttatttttcctgacacAGCAAAGAAGGACGGCTATGGTGGCAGGCAGGTCCTTGAGTGTGGGCACGGGGAGGGCCCAAGGCAGTTATGCCCAAGAGCCTATAGATTCCCGAGGGGTGAGCAACATGCTGGCTGAGCCTGAGACAGGAAGTGCCTCAGCACTTACACGTGTGCTGGCTCCATGGATCAGAGATTTCCTCCTCACTGCGCTCACCAGGCCTTTTCCCACACGCATGCCCAGAAGCACAGTggtcacttttctgtttctcctgGGCCTGCCTCACCCCAGGGCCTCATGCAGAGCTCAGTCCACCCTGGGCATTCGATACCTATGCCAGACCTTTCTCTGAGTTTTCACTCTGCCCAGTCCTACCAGCCCCCTCTTCTCTCAGCCCCtgcactgggggggggggggaggaggaggtggttcCTGTCTATCCACCAGACCCCAGGAGACTTCAAAGCACTTGGTGAGTCTACAAGTCCTCGGCTTCTCATTCCCCCACCCGCTCACCTATGAGGAGATGGAAGATGAAGAAAAGCATGGGACCAGAGGAATGTGTGGAAGAAAAAGAGTAGTGCAAACCACTACACATTTTGGGGTTTTGTCCCACATGCAAATTTGGCTACTTTTAAACCGTAAGGGAGAGATTTCAAATAACCAAGCTTCATTAGATTTCACAATATGCAAAAGTGACATAAAATGAGATGTTTTAAACCAGCAGAACCCTTTGCTCTTTTCTGCGAGGCTGCTCTCCACAATGGATTGAGAGCACGAAGTCCAGAGCCGGTCTATGGGGGTTTAAATTCTGGCTGCTACCCACCAGCTGTGTTCGTCTGCTAGGTGCCTCGGTTTCCGAGCCTATACGACAGGGATAAAAGCATCCACCTCGATGGCTTGTGAAAGATTAATGGAGTTAATGTACGCACACAGCAGCAGTGTTTAAAGAGACTTCTTGACACAGAGTGAGTGATGGATACGAGCCGCTGTCCAGTTCTGGCCTCACCGGGTGTTTCAGGTGCGGGGCactgggaaagggagggaagctGGAAGGGGGACACCTGGGCCGCCCGACGGGCAGGGCAGGTCAGGGAAAGCCGCCTCGCCCCCAAGTCTACGTCTGTGACCACAACGCCCCCTCCCCGGCTTACCTAGGGCCAAAGGTCTGGCTGGCTAGTGGGGCTGGCGAAGCTGTGAAGCCGGCGCAGCTCCCACGGCGGCCGACCGCGCCCCCGCGGCGGGTAGTAAGCACAAGCCATCCGCCGCCCCGCTCGCTCCCACCCCCGCACCGCAGCGGGACCTACCTTGAGGCGCCAAGGGCCCTGCAGAGCTTGGTGGGCGGTCCAGGTTCCGGGGCGACCGCCGGTAGCGACACTCAGCAGGTCCTCCGCGCCCACTCCTCTCCAGCCGTCGGTACGTTCCTCCAGCAGGAAGCCAGCACCGAGTGCGCAGGCGCAGTGCGCAGGCGCAGTTTCCCAGTGCGCAGGCGCAGTTTCCCAGTGCGCaggcgcaggcgcagcggccggAAGCAGTGGTGTTACACCGCCTCCTCCGCCGGAAGTCGCGCGCTTTTCTCACCTGACCGGGACTCGTTCGTAGAAGTTTAACGgcgctgggttttttttgttttttgtgggggttgggggggtggggtgggggggctttgtttctttgtttgtgttTAATAGTGCTAGtttagctgtgtggcctgggaGGAAGCACTCGCAGGCGCTCCGGGCCGACGGTGGCCTAGTCTTCCTCCTCCACTGGCGGATTCGTAAGGCCCCTTCCATCCCCGGCTCTGCACCGCAGCAGTCTGACAGCCTGAGTGCAGCCCGACCGCCCGAGCGCAGCCCGGGGTTTGTGCGCACGTGCGGACGGAAGGGACCACGGTAATGCTAGTGATCCGTGTGTCGGAGTCTCTTCCCGCCTTGAGAGCTCACCCAGCATTTCATGATACCCACCCAGGGTATCTCCTGGGGCAAATTCCCGGTGACACCGCGGAGGCCTCGCCGACAACCAGGGGTCGTCCGTGCGCGCCTCCATTGAGGTGCTCTGCCAACTCCCCAAACTGAATTATCTCGGGGCCAAAAAGGCCGCGTTTCCTGGGCTGAGCGGAGAATGCCTCTCCTCACTTGGTCCCACCTGGACACCAAAGTACCCAACTCTTGTTTCATAGGCTACCTTGAGCTTCTTTCCACCGCCAGAGTCAGACAAATCCAAGGGCCTAAGCTTGGGCACCACCGGGCCTTGGGCAGTCCTCCCTGCTCACTTTCCCAGGGCTGATCTCGGTTCTTTCCATCTCCTTCCAGCGACCCCGCTCTGGGCCCATCAACTCCAGGCTGGTGCAGTCCTCCAGCTCGAGCTAAAACTAGGACCCCTGCAATAAGAGTATATATCTTTGCCCTTTATCAAAgtgatttttaatcttatttgatTCTCTCCATGCCTCAGAGATGGAGGTATTGGTTtctccattatacagatgaggaaacgagaCTCAGTCACACTGAGAGTTAAAGTAAGAGATGGAGGGAGCCACAGATGATTTCACAGTTGTACTGTCGCATGAGGGTCCGTATAAAATGGGCTCAGCTGGTCCTTTTGCAGTGTTAACCCAGAGGCACTCTAGAACCAAGGATGACTTGATTGCAAAACTGGGagatacaaataataaaatgagaaaactgttgTGAAGTGTGGGTTCAAATTATTTGCCCACTTTTAAAAACTGGGTTTGTCTTATTGTtgaattctttatattctttatatacttatattttgTTCAGCCCTTTATATATTCAGGATACAAGTCCTTTGACAAATATGTgcgttgcaaatattttttcttaatttgtggttagcttttcatttttttaacgaTGGTTTCAAAGAGCAGTAGAAAAGATGGGGCTGTTTTTTATCTCACCACCATCCCCTCCAAACACACcgtcttcttccctctctcttcctggcACTAGATTCTCTAGGATTAGGCGGACTTGTAgctaaaatacataaagaaattatataaatcaataggaaaaatacccccccaaaaaagataatagaaaagCAATCAATATGAACAGGCACATTAGAGAATTGGAAACCCAAATGGTCAACAAACATGAAAAGAGAGTCAGGCTCACCAGtgattattagggaaatgcaagttaaaacaagataccatttcacacacattatctgattgaaaaaataaaaaaggctgaATAACAGATGAAGTCCAGGAGTTCATATAATGTTAGTAGGAGTGTAAACAATCTCTTTGGAGGGCCATTGGGCAATATCTTGTGATGTTGAAAGTAAACATCACCCAGAACTCCGCTCTTTACATGGAGACATACATCCTAAGGAAGTTCCAGCACATTTGCACAGACACATCTAGGGATGCTGATTGTTTATAACGGGAAGACCTGGAGTAATGCAAGTGTCATCAACAAGGGAGTAGAAACATAACATGTATATCACCCTGGGCTAGATCTATCTGTCATAACACTGCATCAGTCAGCTATGTCACCATAATCCTGCATAATAAACACCTGAAAACCCTGACTTGgaacaacaagcatttatttttttgctcattTGACTCTGCTTCTGCTGAGGTTTGGCCAGACTTGGCTCCAGGTCATTTTGGGATTAGTCTGTTCCCCATGTTTCTTCGCTGGGTAGGCTGCCCAGGGCATGCATTTCTCATGGTGAAGGCAGAAGCGCAAGCCATCTGCTCTATGGGCGCCTGGAGCTGGAGACACCCTGGGAGCGTGTACATACAAGTCCCATCAGTCATTGGTTGAGGAGTGTGCTGATGGCAATAATTTCCTGACAGCACTTCCAGCCTTCGGCACAGGACAGGAAGACTGCTGGCAGTGGGAAGTTGGCTGGTATGCGTGGGAGTACTCAGAGCATGGggagatgcaggggacattgaCTATGGCTACTAATATACGTGTCTAGTCTATTATCAGTTTTGATCTTTGCTAATATAATAGGTACTGATGGGGCTACATTGTTGTTTCAATTTGGTTTCCTTGATTATAAATGATgagaagcatcttttcatgctcaAAAGTCATTTCTACCGCTTCTTTGGTGATCCGTCTGCTTGACTCCTTTTCTATTTACCTACTCTGTCCTTTTTATCTTGTTGATGACCTCTGTGTCTGTCATGAGTTGTAAATTGTTTCCCGtttgtcatttatcttttttatttattttttttctttttgccttgcagaaaatctaaattttaatttaaatttatcaaaCTTTATCTTCATCACTGCTGGATTTCTTGTTTCCCCCTCTTAGTTAGATCTTCCCCATTACcagataatttcttttctttttctttctttttttaagcaaagGAGGAACAGGTTCAGAGCAGTTATTTAACTGTGACCCAAAGTCACAGTTATGCAGCAAGTTGGAGGGTCTGGATTGAAGATTTTACCCGACTCCAAAGTGCATGTATCCTATTCAGTTTATATGATTAAAAATTCAGGGGTCCAATCTGTCACAGTATCTTCGACTCaaacaacaagcaaacaaaatgcaAACTTTAACATACTTGTTAATCACATTAGTGTACATGGTCGCCTTGCTCGCACCATAATTTTCACCCTTTCCTCCACTCTCATCACCGTAAATCATTCAGCGTAGACTCTAAGGGTTAGCAATTATGCTAACAGTTGATCAGGAGAACAGGCTGgcttctaaataaaaataaacagtgaaaatctGTGGTGTGGGACTAACTCCGAacacctcaagaaaaaaaaaatgagctcttTGGGATGGTAATCCCTCCTTCACGGCTGGGCGCGAGGGAACCTCCCCACACGCTGGTCCCGAGGATTCCCAGCGGGCGCGTCCCTCCGTCCCTCCGAGCAGCCCGCGGGTTGGCGCAGACCGCGCAGGCGCGAGCCCcaagataatttctttttaactcccctgtgttttcttctggtaCATTTATAGTTTCATTTACATTTGTTAAATCTCTGATCCAGCTGGCATTTATTTTGTTGCCGGGAGGGAGAGAGTCTCGACACTGTTCATTGcctttattcatcttttcctcACGGATTAGCTTTGCCATGTTTAtcaatttatttctggactcgtTTTCTTCCATTGATGTGTCTATTCATGTCCCAGCAccactgtcttcatttctgtagCCTTTCATATTGTGACTATATAATACTTTTAAACATCTGGGAGGGCTAATGTCCCTGTAAATACTCTGCTTTTTTCAgaaatttcctctttctttctttctttttcttcctttcttcttctttttttttcggcCGTGCAGCGAGTcttgcgggatctttgttccccaaccagagatcgaacctaggccctcggcagtgaaagcttggagtcctaacgactggaccgccagggaagtccccatggttatttcttacatgtttattttccctGAGAACTTCAGAATTCAGCAGATCTAGTCTAGTAcccattctctcttctcccctcacTCCCCCAAAGCATTGTTTTCAACAAGAGGACACTACGTTTATAGATTACATGAAGGACATTTGACGTGAAGCACAGAAACACAGATGCATACACA is a window from the Orcinus orca chromosome 9, mOrcOrc1.1, whole genome shotgun sequence genome containing:
- the ZBED10P gene encoding LOW QUALITY PROTEIN: putative protein ZBED10P (The sequence of the model RefSeq protein was modified relative to this genomic sequence to represent the inferred CDS: inserted 1 base in 1 codon), with the protein product MEVREASAAQAALSLVLPQLCYLHIFLAQVRGRFEERSTGEMGAAVRLAEGLALQLSTDHQLPELFHREEFVLATLLDPXFKGRIEAALPEGANINHWKQVLVYEVKELVVSEYSCRPPLPCRAPLLCVWTPLSRAGARSPGAEGKGREAPEQRSGTSGSLLLGQRERSLLEQVESGGLLVSERGGASLSTESHLVSSIRKKYLRENETVGAQDDPLLTGRSGGTSGQTWRDWPPSILRPDGRLLCKCLCVPGRPRHRGA